A window from Embleya scabrispora encodes these proteins:
- a CDS encoding VOC family protein — protein sequence MDALHPRLLVDRFTECFRFYDAVLPALIGATRARGDENGPYASWDVGTEGALALFDRAMLASVVDTEDLPAAAPGATRDRTMLVSRVADLDAGYALCLAHGARPVTPPTHRPAWGPTLHSAHVRDPDGNLLELQVY from the coding sequence ATGGACGCCCTCCACCCACGCCTGCTCGTCGACCGATTCACCGAGTGTTTCCGCTTCTACGACGCGGTGCTGCCCGCGCTGATCGGCGCCACCCGGGCCAGGGGCGACGAGAACGGCCCGTACGCGAGCTGGGACGTGGGCACCGAGGGTGCGCTCGCCCTGTTCGACCGGGCGATGCTCGCCTCAGTGGTCGACACCGAGGACCTGCCGGCCGCCGCGCCGGGCGCGACCCGGGACCGCACCATGCTGGTCAGCCGAGTCGCGGACCTGGACGCGGGCTACGCCCTGTGCCTGGCGCACGGCGCCCGGCCCGTCACACCGCCCACCCACCGCCCGGCCTGGGGCCCCACCCTGCACAGCGCCCACGTCCGCGACCCGGACGGCAACCTCCTCGAACTCCAGGTCTATTAG
- a CDS encoding BTAD domain-containing putative transcriptional regulator, producing MRVALLGTVRAQGDDGTPIEIGGVRLRMLLARLALDAGHVVSVDTIVDGLWGTEPLADAGNAVQTLVSRLRKVLRAAGVSVDLVGGGYRLALRPADVDVRRFEELAARGRRELAADRPAEAASVLAEALALWEGPALGDLADAPFARPVAARLDGLRVDAAEDRFEAHLRLGRHAEVLADLEAACAAHPLRERSAAMRMRALYAAGRQAEALTVFEEVRGRLAGELGVDPSPELRETHLAVLRGELARPAAARPEPVADHLPTRLTGFFGRDAELGLLAELMAGSRLVTLVGAGGAGKTRLSVEAATRHPAHGRGRVWFVPLAGVGGADGVLDAVTTALGSWDLRSSDARPRRTGSPLERVAELLDVGEAVLVLDNCEHLLDAAAELAYGLLDRLPRLTVLATSREPLGITGEALCRVGPLPVPVPIPEHGAAPDPDTVAQAASVRLFLDRAAAVRPGFRLDAATIGPVVEICRRLDGMPLALELAAARLRAMSVEQIARRLDDRFRLLNAGSRAEAPRMRTLHAVVEWSWDLLAEPERMLARRLSVFPGGATVDALEAVCSDGGLAADDVFYVLGSLVEKSIVDAVGDGEPRYRMLETVRAYAAEQLDRAGERAEFAGRFERWCLDLAERHDPLLRTAAQLAALATLDAEYANLMAALRAMLDAGAAEPAARFAAALFWYWGIRGIGAPFETIVPEVLGFGDALPEAARAAFGAMHVLAAITVPRLADSEELRAALAECARTDVVARYPALAVGLPLAAFLSGNAEIGERELARMSNGPDPWARACAHWALDFVCSDRGDWTSGALARAEALRGFRALGERWGLASVSMAVGSHHSIRGEHAAAVAAFEEAVALMAELGSEDDLAMYRGMLAAERMRAGDLAGAERELHGAEARARERGHRHLELTVLSGRAELHRRRGDFAAAEAALDRLDVLAESLSLPAELVGDLVAKGRVATLLARAANGGGDDVSGRVRELLATGSAGAIRRRDFADAAPAAELLAALLEATGHPVDAAEVLGLGTALRGIFDAGSPDLRALVDRLVAVLGEDGHRAAYDRGATLSRNAAATALTARLTLDARADAAPNSA from the coding sequence ATGCGCGTGGCACTGCTCGGGACGGTCCGGGCCCAGGGGGACGACGGGACGCCGATCGAGATCGGGGGCGTGCGGCTGCGCATGTTGCTGGCCCGGCTCGCGCTGGACGCCGGACACGTGGTGTCGGTCGACACGATCGTGGACGGGCTGTGGGGCACCGAACCCCTGGCGGACGCCGGCAACGCGGTCCAGACGCTGGTGTCGCGGCTGCGCAAGGTATTGCGGGCGGCCGGGGTGTCGGTGGACCTGGTCGGCGGCGGCTACCGGCTCGCGCTGCGCCCCGCGGACGTGGACGTGCGCCGCTTCGAGGAACTGGCCGCGCGCGGCCGACGGGAGCTGGCGGCGGACCGCCCGGCCGAGGCGGCCTCCGTGCTGGCCGAGGCGCTGGCCCTGTGGGAGGGGCCGGCGCTGGGCGACCTGGCCGACGCGCCGTTCGCCCGCCCGGTCGCCGCCCGCCTGGACGGGCTGCGCGTGGACGCCGCCGAGGACCGGTTCGAGGCGCACCTGCGGCTGGGCCGGCACGCCGAGGTACTGGCCGACCTGGAAGCGGCCTGTGCCGCACACCCGTTGCGTGAGCGCAGTGCGGCGATGCGGATGCGCGCGCTGTACGCGGCGGGCCGCCAGGCCGAGGCGTTGACCGTTTTCGAGGAGGTGCGCGGCCGGCTGGCCGGGGAACTGGGCGTGGATCCCTCGCCCGAACTGCGCGAGACCCATCTCGCGGTGCTGCGCGGCGAGTTGGCGCGCCCCGCCGCCGCGCGTCCCGAGCCGGTCGCGGATCACCTGCCGACCCGGTTGACCGGCTTCTTCGGCCGCGACGCGGAACTCGGGCTGCTCGCCGAGCTGATGGCCGGCTCCCGCCTGGTCACCCTGGTCGGCGCCGGCGGCGCGGGCAAGACCAGGTTGTCCGTGGAGGCGGCGACCCGGCATCCGGCCCACGGGCGCGGCCGGGTCTGGTTCGTACCGCTCGCCGGCGTGGGCGGCGCCGACGGCGTGCTCGACGCGGTGACGACCGCGCTCGGCTCCTGGGACCTGCGCTCCTCCGACGCCCGCCCGCGCCGGACCGGGTCACCGCTGGAGCGGGTTGCCGAACTGCTCGATGTGGGCGAGGCCGTACTGGTCCTGGACAACTGCGAGCACCTGCTCGACGCGGCGGCGGAGCTGGCCTACGGCCTGCTCGACCGGTTGCCGCGACTGACCGTGCTCGCCACCAGCCGCGAGCCGCTGGGCATCACCGGCGAGGCGCTGTGCCGGGTCGGGCCGCTGCCGGTCCCGGTGCCGATCCCCGAGCACGGCGCCGCGCCGGACCCGGACACGGTCGCGCAGGCCGCGTCGGTGCGGCTGTTCCTGGACCGGGCCGCCGCCGTGCGGCCGGGCTTTCGGCTGGACGCGGCCACGATCGGCCCGGTGGTGGAGATCTGCCGGCGCCTCGACGGGATGCCGCTGGCCCTGGAGTTGGCCGCCGCCCGGCTGCGGGCGATGAGCGTGGAGCAGATCGCCCGACGGCTCGACGACCGGTTCCGGCTGCTGAACGCGGGCAGTCGGGCCGAGGCGCCGCGGATGCGCACGCTGCACGCGGTGGTGGAGTGGAGCTGGGACCTGCTCGCCGAACCGGAGCGGATGCTCGCCCGCCGATTGTCGGTCTTCCCCGGCGGCGCGACCGTGGACGCGCTCGAAGCGGTGTGCTCGGACGGGGGGTTGGCCGCGGACGACGTGTTCTACGTGCTCGGCTCGCTGGTGGAGAAGTCGATCGTGGACGCGGTCGGCGACGGCGAACCGCGCTACCGGATGTTGGAGACGGTACGCGCCTACGCGGCGGAGCAGTTGGACCGCGCCGGCGAACGCGCCGAGTTCGCGGGCCGGTTCGAGCGCTGGTGCCTGGACCTGGCGGAGCGGCACGACCCGCTCCTGCGCACCGCCGCGCAGTTGGCGGCGCTGGCGACCCTGGACGCCGAGTACGCCAACCTGATGGCCGCGCTGCGCGCCATGCTGGACGCCGGCGCGGCCGAGCCCGCCGCCCGATTCGCCGCCGCGCTGTTCTGGTACTGGGGCATTCGCGGGATCGGCGCGCCGTTCGAGACGATCGTGCCGGAGGTGCTGGGCTTCGGCGACGCGCTGCCCGAGGCCGCGCGGGCCGCGTTCGGCGCGATGCACGTGCTGGCCGCGATCACCGTGCCCCGGCTCGCGGACAGCGAGGAGTTGCGCGCCGCGCTCGCCGAGTGTGCCCGGACGGACGTGGTCGCGCGCTATCCGGCACTCGCCGTCGGCCTGCCGCTGGCCGCCTTCCTGTCCGGGAACGCCGAGATCGGCGAACGCGAACTGGCCCGGATGTCGAACGGGCCCGACCCGTGGGCGCGGGCATGCGCGCACTGGGCACTGGACTTCGTGTGCAGCGACCGCGGCGACTGGACCTCCGGCGCGTTGGCACGAGCCGAGGCGCTGCGCGGATTCCGGGCGCTGGGCGAGCGGTGGGGCCTGGCGTCGGTGTCGATGGCCGTCGGCTCGCACCACTCGATCCGCGGCGAACACGCGGCGGCCGTCGCCGCCTTCGAGGAGGCGGTGGCGCTCATGGCCGAACTCGGCTCCGAAGACGACCTGGCCATGTACCGGGGCATGCTCGCGGCGGAGCGTATGCGTGCCGGCGACCTGGCGGGCGCGGAGCGCGAATTGCATGGCGCCGAGGCGCGGGCGCGGGAGCGCGGCCACCGGCACCTGGAGTTGACCGTGCTCTCCGGCCGCGCCGAACTGCACCGCCGGAGGGGCGATTTCGCGGCGGCCGAGGCGGCGCTCGACCGGCTGGACGTCCTTGCCGAGAGCCTGTCGCTGCCCGCCGAGCTGGTCGGTGACCTGGTCGCCAAGGGCCGCGTGGCCACCCTCCTGGCCCGGGCCGCGAACGGCGGGGGCGACGATGTGTCCGGGCGGGTCCGGGAGTTGCTGGCGACCGGCTCGGCCGGCGCGATCCGGCGACGCGATTTCGCCGACGCCGCGCCGGCGGCGGAACTGCTCGCCGCGCTGTTGGAGGCGACGGGCCACCCGGTCGACGCGGCCGAGGTGCTGGGCCTGGGCACGGCGCTGCGCGGGATCTTCGACGCGGGCAGCCCGGATCTGCGCGCCCTGGTCGACCGACTCGTCGCGGTCCTGGGCGAGGACGGCCACCGGGCGGCCTACGACCGGGGCGCGACGTTGTCCCGGAACGCGGCGGCGACCGCGCTGACCGCCCGGCTCACCCTCGATGCCCGTGCCGACGCGGCGCCGAACTCAGCCTAA
- a CDS encoding pyridoxal phosphate-dependent aminotransferase produces MVTRVTRLRHIPGIGVDKVGDAADAAHDPQLLRLENLDTDIRPPAVALAATRCAIDDDDANSYLPFHGSARLRAAVAAHVGRIAGRAYDPDTEVVNAAGGLNGVLDVLLATVEPGREVVIADPIYAGLVNRIRLAGGVPRHVPCRPSAAGWHTDPDELAAAVGPNTAAVLVMAPAMPTGALLDGSHWDALARAVAAHDCWVIHDAAMERIRFDGKGPDHPAAHPGLAHRTVTCGSAAKELRMIGWRVGWVVGPAELMADVKLVGLSNVVCPVGIAQEAVAAALSAPDADADVAAATAIWQGRCERILDRLADYPCIRPHGGWSLLIDTVAMGLPPEVAAERLFRLGRVAATPMNGWGPAGDTYLRLVFANEPVERLDDLRTRFVAAFG; encoded by the coding sequence ATGGTCACTCGGGTAACCCGCCTCCGGCACATCCCGGGCATCGGCGTGGACAAGGTCGGCGACGCCGCCGACGCCGCGCACGACCCGCAGTTGTTGCGCCTGGAGAACCTGGACACCGACATCCGCCCGCCGGCCGTGGCACTGGCCGCCACCAGGTGCGCGATCGACGACGACGACGCCAACAGCTACCTGCCGTTCCACGGCTCGGCCCGGCTTCGTGCGGCCGTCGCCGCGCACGTGGGCCGGATCGCGGGGCGCGCGTACGACCCGGACACCGAGGTGGTCAACGCGGCCGGCGGCCTCAACGGCGTGCTCGACGTGCTGCTCGCCACCGTCGAACCCGGACGCGAGGTGGTGATCGCCGACCCGATCTACGCCGGCCTGGTCAACCGGATCCGCCTCGCCGGGGGCGTCCCGCGCCACGTGCCGTGCAGGCCGAGCGCGGCCGGCTGGCACACCGACCCGGACGAACTCGCGGCCGCCGTCGGCCCGAACACCGCCGCCGTGCTGGTGATGGCGCCGGCGATGCCCACCGGCGCGCTGCTCGACGGCAGCCACTGGGACGCGCTGGCCCGGGCGGTCGCCGCGCACGACTGCTGGGTGATCCACGACGCGGCGATGGAGCGCATCCGCTTCGACGGCAAGGGCCCCGACCACCCCGCCGCGCACCCGGGCCTGGCCCACCGCACCGTCACCTGCGGCTCGGCCGCCAAGGAACTGCGGATGATCGGCTGGCGGGTCGGCTGGGTGGTCGGCCCCGCCGAATTGATGGCCGACGTCAAACTCGTCGGCCTGAGCAATGTGGTCTGCCCGGTCGGCATCGCGCAGGAGGCGGTCGCCGCCGCGCTGTCCGCACCGGACGCCGACGCCGACGTCGCCGCCGCGACCGCGATCTGGCAGGGCCGCTGCGAGCGGATCCTCGACCGGCTCGCCGACTACCCGTGCATCCGCCCGCACGGCGGCTGGTCGCTGCTGATCGACACGGTCGCGATGGGCCTGCCGCCCGAGGTCGCCGCCGAACGGCTGTTCCGACTCGGCCGGGTCGCGGCCACACCGATGAACGGGTGGGGCCCGGCGGGCGACACGTATCTGCGCCTGGTCTTCGCCAACGAGCCCGTCGAGCGGCTGGACGACCTGCGCACACGGTTCGTGGCGGCGTTCGGCTGA
- a CDS encoding helix-turn-helix domain-containing protein: protein MTIARDIGNNIRVLREAAGHSLADLAASAGLSKTTLHGIEQGEANPTLSTLWALAAALDVPLGGLLDGGASVVTVVRADRGPRVRGDAVRARLLHRVHVRGWVELYELDVDTAEQVSDPHRPGVEECLLVTEGRVETGPAADPRELAAGDSIRFDAARPHVYRGLDEHNRAVLLMVHH from the coding sequence GTGACCATCGCCCGCGACATCGGCAACAACATCCGCGTCCTCCGCGAGGCGGCCGGCCACTCGCTCGCCGACCTCGCCGCGAGCGCCGGGCTGAGCAAGACCACGCTGCACGGCATCGAACAGGGCGAGGCCAATCCGACGCTCAGCACCCTGTGGGCGCTCGCCGCCGCGCTGGACGTGCCGTTGGGCGGCCTGCTCGACGGCGGCGCGTCGGTCGTCACGGTGGTCCGGGCCGACCGGGGCCCGAGGGTGCGCGGCGACGCGGTCCGGGCCCGCCTGCTGCACCGGGTGCACGTGCGCGGCTGGGTCGAACTGTACGAACTCGACGTGGACACCGCCGAACAGGTGTCCGACCCGCATCGGCCCGGCGTGGAGGAGTGCCTGCTGGTCACCGAGGGTCGGGTGGAGACCGGACCGGCCGCCGATCCCAGGGAGTTGGCGGCGGGCGACTCGATCCGCTTCGACGCGGCCCGGCCGCACGTGTACCGGGGGCTGGACGAGCACAACCGGGCGGTGCTGCTGATGGTGCATCACTGA
- a CDS encoding MarR family winged helix-turn-helix transcriptional regulator, protein MDETTPPTLTALSTYLLSRVGKAARNRLGEQLALRGLRLWHTAVLAALADFGAHAQRDLAARLGIHASDVVKVLDELTAAGWVERTRDAADRRRVRVTLTPAGRAALAEQEAAARAVQEEILTPLNAEERVLLHDFLLRMHHELPLR, encoded by the coding sequence ATGGACGAGACCACGCCCCCGACGCTGACCGCGCTCAGCACCTACCTGCTGTCCCGTGTCGGCAAGGCGGCCCGGAATCGGCTCGGCGAGCAACTGGCGCTGCGGGGACTGCGGTTGTGGCACACGGCGGTGCTCGCCGCCCTGGCCGACTTCGGCGCGCACGCCCAGCGCGACCTCGCCGCACGCCTCGGCATCCATGCCAGCGATGTGGTCAAGGTGCTCGACGAACTGACCGCCGCCGGCTGGGTGGAGCGCACCCGTGATGCGGCCGACCGCCGCCGGGTGCGGGTCACGCTCACCCCGGCCGGGCGTGCCGCGCTGGCCGAGCAGGAGGCGGCGGCGCGCGCCGTACAGGAGGAGATCCTGACCCCGCTGAACGCCGAGGAACGTGTGCTCCTGCACGACTTCCTGCTCCGGATGCACCACGAACTGCCGCTTCGCTGA